ttgtttcttgtaaattttggttttgtaaattgttccttgtccatcataggaggtacgcagtgttccggttccagtaatggacactcgcaaaataacgctatttctttatatctttgtagCAAcgaactagtatgttttataccttatctcatgcttaatgcagtaagtaaaactcatgaAGGTAAGCACACTGCACTCACTGTGTCCACGCGATTGTCAAAACACACTTTCTGCTTCACACTAGGTATTACCGGTTTCCACGCCGGTGGCAACATCcagcctccgaattggcccgaaacatgtcgcagcaatagcgatataataacgtgagtacaaccgtagttcaattaattatttgaatatgtctcacgaaagtttaacgtgtagaacacatgaaactactaaagcttcagtgccactcttggcaaataaggggttgaaagacaacgaaactatgacattgcagtgacaggttgccagcctctcgcctacgccacaatttaacccatatcccatagtcgccttctactgaacatatcaagttcaacatcattatttttaaaatcgggacttaatcgcgtataactacatattaaactgacctccaacgttatatcaagttcaaaaccattttcctagaaagtctttataaagttctacttttgtgattttttcatattttttaaacatatggttcaaaagttagaggggggacacttttttttctttaagagcgattatttccgaaaatatgaatattatcaaaaaacgattttagtaaacccttattcatttttaaatacctatccaacaatatatcacacgttaggattgcaatgaaaaaaaaaatcactccccactttacctGTAGGTAAAGGGGGGAGTGGGGGtactctaataaaacatttttgccactttttatttttgcactttgtcggcgtgattgatatacataggtattatattatactagatttaattatttattattttattatttgtttttaactTCTTATGCGATACTCGTGCGAGGGAATTACgaattcgtgtcgatttaagATGCCCTTTGGTCGTGTGTtactttatcgccactcgttttgaatttcctcttttccgcacttgtatcataataaggtaatgttaaataatataaatatgatagtcatttattacttataataagtacctaccatacaattataaaattaaaaatttcagctttctagtgctaacggtcactgagattatccgcggacggacagacagacatggcgaaactataagggttcacCCTCGAAAACTCcgacataacaaatttcagcgaaatcgttagagcggtttccgagaccgccgataaataaatatacaataattGCTCGTTCAGAGGTAAGTCTTAGATTAATTGTTGATGGCTATAcaatatatttacaataaacgTTCATTCTTAAGAGTGAGGAAGACTTTATAATAGGCTAttttcctcctagtcaaatcagcttctttttaagaactgtcaaaacgattttgaacgacttgctaatatggaattaatatgaaatcgaattgagtgacgtcactgtcaactgatttactttatatatttctgacttataaaatataaattggagttaaaattacttctgtccctgtttttcttataattatctgatgctttatttggtgcatggtataaaatattttattttaagtacagtcaagttgcctattGTAAGTATGTACTTGAACTAGAGATAAATGTTGATCATTCGGAAACAATTCTCAAGTGCTGCTAGTCTTGAAGAAATGTTGACAATTCCctatttaattttagatttatttagtttaatttaatttttttttattttattttaagtttaattttagatttaatagtttagtttattgtaagataattttaaTTCCCTATTAGTTTCCTTCTCCAAATATAGTTTCCCGCGAAGAAAGCTACACTAAGAGCTTCCTTGTATATTTGTACAGTTGTCGCAAATAGGCTCCTTTAGTGACGAAGgttatttaaattgaattaagtaGCAGAACGTAGCCTTTGTTCTGGCACAGGTATATAGCGAGGGTGGTGCGGCCGCGCTGACGATTTTGAATCGTGAGGCCATAGAGACGCTGTCTTGGGTCATAACCATGGAAATCCTGGGCCATTGCACGCTCCTCTGCGTGGTTATGCTTGTGAGTACCTACTTAGATATATCTTTATCAAATTTGTTGAAATTTAATATGTGATGTGCTTTTTGGTGATGTTTCGACAATAAAGCTTCCCTAAGCTTTTTGTGTAGGTACCCAAAGGCATAGTAACGTATTCTTAAAAGTCAAAAACTCATTGTAAGGCCCTACAACGTCGTGCCGCAGGCTGTCACTGTTAAAAATTATGttacctaattaaatattgtaCTCATTACATAATACACTAAGCTTCTTTTAAGGCATACATCCCCACAGCcacaataaaacacaaaaaatgctACACTTGGCAACATATCACCCCGATTTCTTAAGCGTATTAATTTCAAAGGGACGACCCAAGATGTTGGCAATTTTTTAATACCTGCTTTGTCGAGACTGTGATGTGACCTTATTCACGGTTCGTTTAATTCCAGGCACAACTAGCATGTGCAGAGCCAGGCGGGGTTGACGATAACAGTGAGTAAATAACAtgagtacctacttatgtaTAATTTAGTAAACTATTTAGAACTGTCTCTTTTCCTCGCTTCGTAATATACTATACATAAAGGGAGATATACTGTCAGTGTGTAGTCAGAGTCACGGATGATTCCCGGGTGGGTTAGCAAAGACTACGGATTTCCAATTGCTAGGATCCTGAAGTACCTCTTTCACTTCTTTAACGTTCATAACAGTCCTCATGCACCcgcgtataatatatttttgatactACTTGTGTAACTATTTTAATTCCAGGCTTTAGAAAATCCAATTCCTTCGATTCAAAGTCAAGTGAACAAAGTAAAGAGTCGAGGTCGAGACAAATTGAAGAGAGCTCTCGGAAATTTAGCTCAAGCTCTAGTGTATTTAAAAGCGAAAACCATGCGTTTTCACAACACAACAAGAAACATCAACAAAATTCATTTTCGGAAAGCGATCAAGAGTTCAATAAGCAGCTCAGTACAAGCAAACACTCGTCAAAACATCAACAGAAATCATTTTCTAAAAGCGAAGAAGACTTCGATGAGCAAAAAAGCACAATCAAGCACTCTTCAAAGCATCAAAAAAAGTCGTTTTCTGAAAGCGAACAAGAGGTCGATGAGCAAAAAAGCACGATCAAGCACTCCTCAAAGCATCAAAAAAAGTCGTTTTCTGAAAGCGAACAAGAGGTCGATGAGCAAAAAAGCACGATCAAGCACTCCTCAAAGCATCAAAAAAAGTCGTTTTCTGAAAGCGAACAAGAGGTCGATGAGCAAAAAAGCACGATCAAGCACTCCTCAAAGCATCAAAAAAAGTCGTTTTCTGAAAGCGAACAAGAGGTTGATGAGCAAAAAAG
This genomic window from Leguminivora glycinivorella isolate SPB_JAAS2020 chromosome 1, LegGlyc_1.1, whole genome shotgun sequence contains:
- the LOC125225426 gene encoding transcription elongation factor B polypeptide 3-like; its protein translation is MEILGHCTLLCVVMLAQLACAEPGGVDDNSFRKSNSFDSKSSEQSKESRSRQIEESSRKFSSSSSVFKSENHAFSQHNKKHQQNSFSESDQEFNKQLSTSKHSSKHQQKSFSKSEEDFDEQKSTIKHSSKHQKKSFSESEQEVDEQKSTIKHSSKHQKKSFSESEQEVDEQKSTIKHSSKHQKKSFSESEQEVDEQKSTIKHSSKHQKKSFSESEQEVDEQKSTIKHSSKHQKKSFSESEQEVDEQKSTIKHSSKHQKKSFSESEQEVDEQKSTIKHSSKHKKMSFSESEQEVDEQKSTIKHSSKHQKKSFSESEQEVDEQKSTIKHSSKHKKMSFSESEQEVEQKSMSKHVINQKKSFMKATEIIIKHRQKSFSEIFGEPETFNN